The following proteins are co-located in the Betta splendens chromosome 9, fBetSpl5.4, whole genome shotgun sequence genome:
- the srp19 gene encoding signal recognition particle 19 kDa protein, with the protein MAHLTQNPAEKERFICIYPVYINSKKTLAEGRRISTEKAVENPSCAEIRDVLTAAGMNVYVENKMHPREWNRDVQFRGRVRVQLKEEDGSFCQEKFGSRKDLMFYVAEMIPKLKTRTQKSGGGDASSQQGEGGKKSKKKKK; encoded by the exons ATGGCTCATCTAACGCAAAACCCCGCCGAGAAGGAGAG gtTCATCTGTATTTACCCAGTTTACATCAACAGTAAGAAGACGCTGGCTGAGGGACGAAGGATTAGCACAGAGAAG GCTGTAGAGAATCCGTCCTGTGCTGAGATCAGAGACGTCCTGACGGCTGCTGGGATGAACGTTTATGTGGAG AACAAAATGCACCCCAGGGAGTGGAACAGGGACGTCCAGTTCAGAGGTCGTGTACGTGTTCAACTGAAAGAAGAAGACGGCAGTTTCTGTCAGGAAAAGTTTGGCTCCC gtAAAGACCTGATGTTTTACGTAGCAGAGATGATCCCCAAACTAAAGACTCGGACACAgaagagtggaggaggagacgccagCTCTcagcagggagagggagggaagaagagcaagaagaaaaagaaatag
- the rsph14 gene encoding radial spoke head 14 homolog isoform X2, translating into MAAVLMDPNRAPVAFGLRAVPQLFEELQQPDSGRRQRALTTLCDLMDDPERLYQTVSGGFLEQLKAPLRDKDPPVRTQTCELLQLLSHHSSGRQALLDSSLLPPLSLLLDDPSPSCRANVHRVLNRIVLLSAGAEFVLSLVPKLMLKLREEQEGEEGVQVLLLSTLSRCSRLDALPALACDGVSLLGQKLSHRSLNIRREAAAFMMALSVCEDGKRQVCEQGLLPVLLALLQDEDVEVQANAAGVIMFTVSSSVWTWASSLFLLTWCLKRRRRRRRRGRPSSFTPCELSPPWLKLQKAGASCSSSFPCWRGGVKLQRGTRTSGGLLRPLSGSLPGPPET; encoded by the exons ATGGCGGCTGTTCTGATGGACCCGAACCGAGCTCCGGTGGCCTTCGGGCTGCGGGCGGTTCCGCAACtgtttgaggagctgcagcagccggacTCCGGCCGCAGGCAACGGGCTCTGACTACACTGTGTGACCTGATGGACGACCCGGAGCGTCTCTACCAGACCGTtagtggag gttttctggagcagctgaaggccCCATTGCGGGACAAAGACCCACCAGTCCGAACCCAGACCTGTGAACTGCTCCAGCTTCTGAGCCACCACAGCAGCGGCAG ACAGGCCCTGCTCGactcctccctgctgcctcctctctccctgctgctgGACGACCCCTCGCCCTCCTGCAGGGCAAACGTCCACCGAGTGCTGAACCGCATCGTTCTGCTGTCGGCAG GAGCAGAATTTGTCCTCAGTCTGGTTCCtaaactgatgctgaagctcagagaagaacaagaaggtgaggagggggtgCAGGTGCTGCTCCTCTCCACCCTCAGCCGCTGCTCCAGGCTGGACGCTCTCCCCGCTCTGGCCTGTGATGGGGTCTCGCTGCTGGGTCAGAAACTCTCCCACCGCTCCCTGAACATCCGCAGGGAGGCGGCTGCGTTCATGATGGCACTCAG tGTTTGTGAGGATGGGAAGCGTCAGGTGTGTGAGCAGGGACTCCTTCCTGTCCTGcttgctctgctgcaggatgaaGACGTTGAGGTTCAGGCCAACGCTGCAGGAGTGATCATGTTCACG GTAAGCAGCAGTGTTTGGACCTGGGCATCGTCCCTGTTCTTGTTGACCTGGTGTctaaaaaggaggaggaggaggaggaggagaggaaggcccTCATCATTTACTCCCTGCGAGCTCTCACCTCCCTGGCTGAAGCTCCAGAAGGCCggcgcctcctgcagcagcagcttcccctGCTGGCGAGGaggagtgaagctgcagagagGGACCAGGACATCAGGCGGGCTGCTCAGACCACTATCAGGGTCATTGCCTGGACCCCCTGAGACCTGA
- the rsph14 gene encoding radial spoke head 14 homolog isoform X1, which yields MAAVLMDPNRAPVAFGLRAVPQLFEELQQPDSGRRQRALTTLCDLMDDPERLYQTVSGGFLEQLKAPLRDKDPPVRTQTCELLQLLSHHSSGRQALLDSSLLPPLSLLLDDPSPSCRANVHRVLNRIVLLSAGAEFVLSLVPKLMLKLREEQEGEEGVQVLLLSTLSRCSRLDALPALACDGVSLLGQKLSHRSLNIRREAAAFMMALSVCEDGKRQVCEQGLLPVLLALLQDEDVEVQANAAGVIMFTVILTTGKQQCLDLGIVPVLVDLVSKKEEEEEEERKALIIYSLRALTSLAEAPEGRRLLQQQLPLLARRSEAAERDQDIRRAAQTTIRVIAWTP from the exons ATGGCGGCTGTTCTGATGGACCCGAACCGAGCTCCGGTGGCCTTCGGGCTGCGGGCGGTTCCGCAACtgtttgaggagctgcagcagccggacTCCGGCCGCAGGCAACGGGCTCTGACTACACTGTGTGACCTGATGGACGACCCGGAGCGTCTCTACCAGACCGTtagtggag gttttctggagcagctgaaggccCCATTGCGGGACAAAGACCCACCAGTCCGAACCCAGACCTGTGAACTGCTCCAGCTTCTGAGCCACCACAGCAGCGGCAG ACAGGCCCTGCTCGactcctccctgctgcctcctctctccctgctgctgGACGACCCCTCGCCCTCCTGCAGGGCAAACGTCCACCGAGTGCTGAACCGCATCGTTCTGCTGTCGGCAG GAGCAGAATTTGTCCTCAGTCTGGTTCCtaaactgatgctgaagctcagagaagaacaagaaggtgaggagggggtgCAGGTGCTGCTCCTCTCCACCCTCAGCCGCTGCTCCAGGCTGGACGCTCTCCCCGCTCTGGCCTGTGATGGGGTCTCGCTGCTGGGTCAGAAACTCTCCCACCGCTCCCTGAACATCCGCAGGGAGGCGGCTGCGTTCATGATGGCACTCAG tGTTTGTGAGGATGGGAAGCGTCAGGTGTGTGAGCAGGGACTCCTTCCTGTCCTGcttgctctgctgcaggatgaaGACGTTGAGGTTCAGGCCAACGCTGCAGGAGTGATCATGTTCACGGTGATCTTAACCACAG GTAAGCAGCAGTGTTTGGACCTGGGCATCGTCCCTGTTCTTGTTGACCTGGTGTctaaaaaggaggaggaggaggaggaggagaggaaggcccTCATCATTTACTCCCTGCGAGCTCTCACCTCCCTGGCTGAAGCTCCAGAAGGCCggcgcctcctgcagcagcagcttcccctGCTGGCGAGGaggagtgaagctgcagagagGGACCAGGACATCAGGCGGGCTGCTCAGACCACTATCAGGGTCATTGCCTGGACCCCCTGA
- the LOC114861672 gene encoding dematin-like isoform X1 yields the protein MMPKQQLAQTSPGSVLSLRGSGIPGSPAAIVARVEDGVIGYKDLAALPRDKAILEIERPDLMIYQHYSYSPLERSLSPRSISPPPSPENLPKDWLENRSPAGSSPGSTIQTDSRTHSSHTPSTPQAPNAPNTASTHSSAKSSVQHFHRPENGTNIYKKPPIYKQDVSSSSLPQGKHIEDLIIESSKFPAAHPPDPNQPSKIETESWPCPPSLAVIEKECRRHEQKEEEDEELEDELWGLRPLQKQELNKIQSNLGKILLKEELGRCAAPLRRKTRSLPDRSHGTGTDALVCELQRVDASAPPPPGSSASRAVYFPAPSRMGLSRLQSAEFGASDKAAASSLSAALQNGESRMDRGNSLPSMLEHKVYPYETLVLTHRGRSKLPPGVDRTRLERHLSQEEFFSVFGTTLEEFDRLSLWKRNDMKKKVCLF from the exons ATGATGCCAAAG cagcagctggctcaGACGTCTCCAGGGAGCGTGCTGTCGCTGCGGGGTTCCGGTATCCCAGGATCCCCTGCTGCCATCGTG GCCCGCGTGGAGGACGGTGTCATCGGCTATAAGGACCTGGCAGCGTTACCGCGGGACAAAGCCATCCTGGAGATAGAGAGGCCGGACCTGATGATCTACCAGCACTACAGCTACAGCCCGCTGGAG AGGTCCCTGTCTCCTCGCTCCatctcacctcctccctcccccgaG AACCTCCCTAAAGACTGGCTGGAGAATCGGTCTCCTGCAGGATCCTCTCCTGGTTCCACGATCCAGACCGACAGCAGAACCCACAGCTCGCACACTCCATCAACTCCACAGGCCCCAAACGCACCGAACACGGCcagcacacacagctctgctAAGAGCAGTGTGCAGCACTTCCACAGGCCCG AAAACGGCACCAACATCTACAAGAAGCCTCCGATCTACAAACAAG ATGTGTCGTCGTCCTCGCTCCCTCAGGGGAAACACATCGAGGATCTGATCATCGAGTCGTCAAAGTTTCCGGCTGCTCACCCTCCCGACCCGAACCAGCCCAGCAAAATCGAGACCGAGTCCTGGCCCTGCCCGCCCTCCCTGGCCGTGATCG AGAAGGAGTGCAGGAGGCATgagcaaaaggaggaggaggatgaagagctggaggatgaaCTGTGGGGACTGCGACCTCTTCAGAAACAGGAACTGAACAAG ATCCAGTCCAACCTGGGTAAAATCctcctgaaggaggagctggggaGGTGtgcggctcctctgaggaggaagaCCCGCTCCCTGCCGGACCGCAGCCACGGCACCGGTACCGACGCCTTGGTGTGTGAGCTCCAGCGTGTGGACGCCtctgctcctccccctcccggCTCCAGCGCCTCCCGGGCCGTGTACTTCCCGGCGCCGTCCAGGATGGGCCTGTCCAGG CTTCAGTCGGCAGAGTTTGGCGCGTCGGACAAGGCTGCAG cttcttctctgtctgcagcgCTTCAG AATGGAGAGTCCAGGATGGACAGAGGGAACTCGCTCCCCAGCATGTTGGAGCACAAG GTTTATCCCTATGAGACGCTGGTGCTGACTCACAGAGGACGGAGCAAACTGCCCCcgggtgtggacagaaccaggctggag CGGCACCTGTCtcaggaggagttcttcagtgTTTTTGGGACGACCCTGGAGGAGTTCGACCGTCTGTCTCTCTGGAAGAGGAACGACATGAAGAAGAAGGTCTGTCTCTTCTGA
- the LOC114861672 gene encoding dematin-like isoform X2, whose product MMPKQLAQTSPGSVLSLRGSGIPGSPAAIVARVEDGVIGYKDLAALPRDKAILEIERPDLMIYQHYSYSPLERSLSPRSISPPPSPENLPKDWLENRSPAGSSPGSTIQTDSRTHSSHTPSTPQAPNAPNTASTHSSAKSSVQHFHRPENGTNIYKKPPIYKQDVSSSSLPQGKHIEDLIIESSKFPAAHPPDPNQPSKIETESWPCPPSLAVIEKECRRHEQKEEEDEELEDELWGLRPLQKQELNKIQSNLGKILLKEELGRCAAPLRRKTRSLPDRSHGTGTDALVCELQRVDASAPPPPGSSASRAVYFPAPSRMGLSRLQSAEFGASDKAAASSLSAALQNGESRMDRGNSLPSMLEHKVYPYETLVLTHRGRSKLPPGVDRTRLERHLSQEEFFSVFGTTLEEFDRLSLWKRNDMKKKVCLF is encoded by the exons ATGATGCCAAAG cagctggctcaGACGTCTCCAGGGAGCGTGCTGTCGCTGCGGGGTTCCGGTATCCCAGGATCCCCTGCTGCCATCGTG GCCCGCGTGGAGGACGGTGTCATCGGCTATAAGGACCTGGCAGCGTTACCGCGGGACAAAGCCATCCTGGAGATAGAGAGGCCGGACCTGATGATCTACCAGCACTACAGCTACAGCCCGCTGGAG AGGTCCCTGTCTCCTCGCTCCatctcacctcctccctcccccgaG AACCTCCCTAAAGACTGGCTGGAGAATCGGTCTCCTGCAGGATCCTCTCCTGGTTCCACGATCCAGACCGACAGCAGAACCCACAGCTCGCACACTCCATCAACTCCACAGGCCCCAAACGCACCGAACACGGCcagcacacacagctctgctAAGAGCAGTGTGCAGCACTTCCACAGGCCCG AAAACGGCACCAACATCTACAAGAAGCCTCCGATCTACAAACAAG ATGTGTCGTCGTCCTCGCTCCCTCAGGGGAAACACATCGAGGATCTGATCATCGAGTCGTCAAAGTTTCCGGCTGCTCACCCTCCCGACCCGAACCAGCCCAGCAAAATCGAGACCGAGTCCTGGCCCTGCCCGCCCTCCCTGGCCGTGATCG AGAAGGAGTGCAGGAGGCATgagcaaaaggaggaggaggatgaagagctggaggatgaaCTGTGGGGACTGCGACCTCTTCAGAAACAGGAACTGAACAAG ATCCAGTCCAACCTGGGTAAAATCctcctgaaggaggagctggggaGGTGtgcggctcctctgaggaggaagaCCCGCTCCCTGCCGGACCGCAGCCACGGCACCGGTACCGACGCCTTGGTGTGTGAGCTCCAGCGTGTGGACGCCtctgctcctccccctcccggCTCCAGCGCCTCCCGGGCCGTGTACTTCCCGGCGCCGTCCAGGATGGGCCTGTCCAGG CTTCAGTCGGCAGAGTTTGGCGCGTCGGACAAGGCTGCAG cttcttctctgtctgcagcgCTTCAG AATGGAGAGTCCAGGATGGACAGAGGGAACTCGCTCCCCAGCATGTTGGAGCACAAG GTTTATCCCTATGAGACGCTGGTGCTGACTCACAGAGGACGGAGCAAACTGCCCCcgggtgtggacagaaccaggctggag CGGCACCTGTCtcaggaggagttcttcagtgTTTTTGGGACGACCCTGGAGGAGTTCGACCGTCTGTCTCTCTGGAAGAGGAACGACATGAAGAAGAAGGTCTGTCTCTTCTGA
- the LOC114861672 gene encoding dematin-like isoform X3 has protein sequence MFVAPGRGPCLLAPSHLLPPPRSFCLQNLPKDWLENRSPAGSSPGSTIQTDSRTHSSHTPSTPQAPNAPNTASTHSSAKSSVQHFHRPENGTNIYKKPPIYKQDVSSSSLPQGKHIEDLIIESSKFPAAHPPDPNQPSKIETESWPCPPSLAVIEKECRRHEQKEEEDEELEDELWGLRPLQKQELNKIQSNLGKILLKEELGRCAAPLRRKTRSLPDRSHGTGTDALVCELQRVDASAPPPPGSSASRAVYFPAPSRMGLSRLQSAEFGASDKAAASSLSAALQNGESRMDRGNSLPSMLEHKVYPYETLVLTHRGRSKLPPGVDRTRLERHLSQEEFFSVFGTTLEEFDRLSLWKRNDMKKKVCLF, from the exons ATGTTTGTTGCTCCTGGTAGAGGTCCCTGTCTCCTCGCTCCatctcacctcctccctcccccgaG ATCTTTCTGTCTCCAGAACCTCCCTAAAGACTGGCTGGAGAATCGGTCTCCTGCAGGATCCTCTCCTGGTTCCACGATCCAGACCGACAGCAGAACCCACAGCTCGCACACTCCATCAACTCCACAGGCCCCAAACGCACCGAACACGGCcagcacacacagctctgctAAGAGCAGTGTGCAGCACTTCCACAGGCCCG AAAACGGCACCAACATCTACAAGAAGCCTCCGATCTACAAACAAG ATGTGTCGTCGTCCTCGCTCCCTCAGGGGAAACACATCGAGGATCTGATCATCGAGTCGTCAAAGTTTCCGGCTGCTCACCCTCCCGACCCGAACCAGCCCAGCAAAATCGAGACCGAGTCCTGGCCCTGCCCGCCCTCCCTGGCCGTGATCG AGAAGGAGTGCAGGAGGCATgagcaaaaggaggaggaggatgaagagctggaggatgaaCTGTGGGGACTGCGACCTCTTCAGAAACAGGAACTGAACAAG ATCCAGTCCAACCTGGGTAAAATCctcctgaaggaggagctggggaGGTGtgcggctcctctgaggaggaagaCCCGCTCCCTGCCGGACCGCAGCCACGGCACCGGTACCGACGCCTTGGTGTGTGAGCTCCAGCGTGTGGACGCCtctgctcctccccctcccggCTCCAGCGCCTCCCGGGCCGTGTACTTCCCGGCGCCGTCCAGGATGGGCCTGTCCAGG CTTCAGTCGGCAGAGTTTGGCGCGTCGGACAAGGCTGCAG cttcttctctgtctgcagcgCTTCAG AATGGAGAGTCCAGGATGGACAGAGGGAACTCGCTCCCCAGCATGTTGGAGCACAAG GTTTATCCCTATGAGACGCTGGTGCTGACTCACAGAGGACGGAGCAAACTGCCCCcgggtgtggacagaaccaggctggag CGGCACCTGTCtcaggaggagttcttcagtgTTTTTGGGACGACCCTGGAGGAGTTCGACCGTCTGTCTCTCTGGAAGAGGAACGACATGAAGAAGAAGGTCTGTCTCTTCTGA